A single genomic interval of Coccidioides posadasii str. Silveira chromosome 1, complete sequence harbors:
- a CDS encoding uncharacterized protein (EggNog:ENOG410PFEZ~COG:O~BUSCO:108at33183) has product MKPSELELTLGRALLSHPQKYEYRYNEDAEHDLLQLLFRSLAGFNDEYLRILFPDGNPSDYWQLSAAQGMVEGAEYTEAARGKRCGHVFKVGEASYRCMTCSTDDTCALCARCFDASDHTGHKYHVFVSGGHSGCCDCGDEEAFRLPVNCAIHTDLDGKANKGKTSSQLPADFLDSIRTTIARVFDYFCDVISCSPEQLRLPKTEDNIRQDEVASRLSCEWYGGEDLEEESPEFAVVLWNDEKHTIREVTQQVARACRESSQFGLDRANETNDYGRSVVKYSKDLSSLLRVSGVIEQIRVTVTVRSSRDTYREQMCGTIIEWFSDIAGCQVGGDNEVLRRTICEEMLSLWRPGSRASNVDIGMNGIDDHSREEGRSIRVRVGITAQGQVIFGRDLPLDIDDDEENEDEIREAVDVEGGVEVDVDEDEDEDEDADDVDMDAALDLADSYADDLVEAILAARTEAREDSDVEMGTEDGLEAGEATLAGYPQPPPPPPPPRTREEERVAEQMAAILVNPGAYTGWPESRLPIGRNEDGGEDRENDEQEGSQAQGGNRGPLGANNIKIPKTPGLRTKRSSKAAPYWEVKPARYHEHGYLAYEDLRKRTRLDWLILYDLRLWKKARIDARELCLGTIVNIPEFKRILGLRFSALYTALAQLYLIADREPDHSIIHLSLQLLTTPSITEEIVERGNFFTNIMAIIYTFLTTRQVGEARDVNPSVTLAMDSGSMTNRRLYHFFLDLRYLLSSEHVQSRIRLERRYLLQFLDLVKLPQGICPNVRAVGEHVEYETDSWISASLLMKEINRLCRLFCEAFQPDRLKEGQCHLAEAIIAASVSTMVNSVGIERKRFDQAEIKELVHFKSVPYVEFEIDALNKVARHRIVDFVVERGSMSFHHPLHYTLSWLLECGRTMHSETVRDLLLRAAEISKHKFSKALAQSFDNEDIMLAMFDYPLRVCAWLAQLKAGMWVRNGLSLRHQMGQYRSLMSRDVSYYRNIFMIQVAMVVCDPSRVLATVSDRYGITDWVKGGYVVRPGYDDPQHIDVAEEFIHLLIMLVSERTSLIPLEDEATIQRDIIKRDIAHALCFKPLSYTDLVNRVSEKVSDSDDFPDALEEVATFRAPDGLNDTGIFELKQDYVDFIDPYAAHYSKNQRDEAENIFKQWMAKKTGKKPADVVFEPKLKPISNGLFADLSHFTQTPLFAQIIHQCLEYCLMFKICTPGVTATRVEALLHMVLHLLLLAVMEDTAGEDDSSAENATKSFTSHALCRMKSTQLGELTIVGLLQHVSTVPEFESCGSKICHILKRLWQKRPKTYAVATEGLKFPYDKIESESPAPGVENELDLKKKRALDRQAKIMAQFQQQQQNFLSNQGEIDWGEEDFSADEKASVRSPTEKKLWKYPAGNCIFCQEETNDSRLYGTFALMIDSMMFRQTDECAQNSVGEVMDCPCSLDRSADAIRPFGIAGQNREQVRRLDSTGGEVISEKQGLGEGFPRSHVARAPIMTGCGHIMHYTCFETYCNTTYRRHSHQVARNHPERLMLKEFVCPLCKALGNAFLPIIWKGKEESYPSVLVTSEAFDEFLDGKLIQAASRFRNHALIMESDKLHTSGYQNFFVDYVSKNVISPLSNKVEQLVTPSLPSLTFGPPAPRMPMPGLFPPGEDGSILNSLHQVPGIQDSAVSELMTVYKRLRMTMQCNAMPSRFGYQQNTVTPDDLIRTDTLIKTFGASISAVEISQRGVGCEPGATLLDTIPRMTLTHLRILSETALSYAAIGGLQNSMANKTVYEFRDMHRRKLCQLFLGHRGISGLASLANENKNIEPLFAMDTFVFLAECSLCLVPVLNIDIHHVVRICYVAEIIKVVLSFILRPEGLVAQLNCSMLLMVDEAKEEALTQGPDFIRGFFDWIVATYRASALRETRNPGALNFDDPSPYILRVLAKVAAKYALPFLRKVAILLHVQYGVEFPNTGVDCADLSEIDRLTSLLRLPTVEEIFASFSGDPRENPLDSLASGWIAHWNTSRPKGEGRRPEGPPLSHPAIYELVGLPKYYDTLFDEANQRRCPTTGKELTDPCLCLFCSEIFCGQATCCMDESKIGGCNRHVEKCGKNVGVFINIRKCAVLFLHNRHGCFHVAPYLDIHGEVDLGFRHHRPLILNQKRYDRLIRDVWLTNGIPATVSRKMESETNTGGWETQ; this is encoded by the exons ATGAAGCCATCAGAGCTCGAGTTAACGCTTGGGCGAGCGTTGCTCTCGCATCCCCAGAAGTACGAGTACCGCTACAACGAAGACGCAGAACATGACCTTCTACAACTCCTTTTCCGGTCTTTAGCGGGTTTCAACGATGAATATTTACGTATCCTATTCCCCGATGGTAATCCGAGCGATTACTGGCAGCTATCCGCAGCCCAAGGCATGGTCGAAGGGGCAGAATATACTGAAGCGGCGCGTGGCAAACGATGCGGGCATGTATTCAAGGTGGGAGAAGCGTCATATCGATGCATGACGTGTTCTACCGACGATACATGCGCTTTATGTGCCCGGTGCTTTGACGCTTCGGATCACACTGGCCATAAGTACCACGTTTTCGTCTCCGGGGGCCATTCTGGGTGCTGCGACTGTGGAGATGAGGAGGCTTTCAGGCTCCCTGTGAACTGTGCTATCCATACGGACCTAGATGGGAAAGCAAACAAGGGTAAAACATCGTCGCAGCTCCCCGCAGATTTTCTCGACAGTATAAGAACCACGATTGCTAGAGTATTCGATTATTTCTGTGATGTTATATCGTGCTCTCCAGAGCAACTCCGGCTCCCCAAAACGGAGGATAATATTCGGCAGGATGAAGTTGCTTCACGATTATCTTGTGAATGGTATGGTGGTGAAGATCTCGAAGAAGAAAGCCCCGAGTTCGCCGTTGTATTATGGAACGACGAAAAGCACACGATCCGTGAAGTTACCCAGCAAGTTGCTCGGGCTTGTCGTGAGAGTTCTCAGTTTGGCCTAGACCGAGCGAATGAAACAAATGATTATGGAAGGAGTGTCGTAAAGTATTCAAAGGACCTATCTAGCCTACTTCGCGTTTCCGGGGTCATCGAGCAGATCAGGGTGACGGTAACCGTCAGATCGTCTAGAGATACCTATCGAGAACAAATGTGCGGTACGATTATTGAATGGTTCTCTGACATCGCTGGCTGCCAAGTCGGTGGTGATAATGAGGTTCTGAGGCGGACAATTTGTGAGGAAATGCTGAGTCTCTGGCGACCCGGTAGCCGCGCATCTAACGTTGATATTGGCATGAACGGTATTGATGACCACTCACGTGAGGAAGGGAGAAGTATTCGAGTTAGGGTAGGGATTACCGCACAAGGGCAGGTGATTTTTGGACGTGACCTACCGCTGGATATTGATGATGacgaagaaaatgaagatgAAATACGTGAAGCTGTTGATGTGGAAGGTGGAGTTGAAGTTGACGTGGATGAGGACGAggacgaggatgaagatgCCGACGACGTCGACATGGATGCAGCTTTGGACCTGGCGGACTCGTATGCGGACGATCTTGTAGAGGCTATACTTGCAGCCAGGACCGAAGCGAGAGAAGACTCAGATGTCGAAATGGGCACCGAAGACGGCCTGGAGGCCGGTGAAGCCACACTGGCTGGGTACCCtcaaccaccaccaccgccccCGCCGCCTCGTACTCGAGAAGAAGAACGGGTAGCTGAACAAATGGCAGCTATTCTTGTTAACCCAGGTGCTTACACAGGTTGGCCGGAGTCAAGGCTGCCAATTGGAAGAAATGAGGACGGTGGAGAGGATAGGGAAAACGATGAGCAGGAAGGAAGCCAAGCGCAGGGAGGAAATCGAGGCCCGCTCGGTGCAAACAATATCAAAATTCCTAAAACCCCCGGATTACGGACCAAAAGGTCTTCAAAGGCGGCGCCATACTGGGAAGTCAAGCCTGCACGCTATCATGAGCATGGATACCTTGCGTACGAAGATCTTCGGAAGAGAACGAGACTCGACTGGCTGATTTTGTATGATCTACGGCTTTGGAAGAAGGCGCGCATAGATGCTAGAGAGCTGTGCTTGGGCACTATCGTCAATATTCCCGAATTCAAACGGATTCTTGGACTTCGGTTTTCTGCCTTGTATACAGCATTGGCCCAACTGTATCTGATTGCGGATCGAGAGCCGGACCATTCCATTATTCATTTATCACTACAGCTTTTGACCACTCCATCCATCACGGAGGAGATCGTTGAGCGCGGAAACTTCTTTACTAACATCATGGCAATCATTTACACCTTCCTCACCACTCGACAGGTTGGTGAAGCCCGGGATGTGAACCCGTCTGTAACACTTGCAATGGATTCCGGCTCAATGACTAACCGGCGATTGTATCACTTTTTCCTCGATTTGCGTTATCTTCTCTCTTCGGAACATGTCCAGAGCCGGATTCGTTTAGAACGACGATATCTTCTGCAATTCCTTGATCTCGTTAAACTTCCTCAGGGCATCTGCCCGAATGTCCGAGCCGTTGGAGAGCATGTGGAATATGAGACAGATTCCTGGATCAGCGCCTCGCTCTTGATGAAAGAAATTAACAGGCTCTGCCGACTTTTCTGCGAGGCTTTTCAACCAGACAGACTCAAAGAAGGCCAGTGTCATCTTGCAGAAGCTATCATCGCTGCTAGTGTTTCTACAATGGTGAATTCTGTTGGTATCGAAAGGAAAAGGTTTGACCAAGCTGAGATTAAAGAGCTGGTTCATTTCAAATCGGTTCCCTATGTTGAATTCGAAATTGATGCTCTCAACAAAGTGGCACGGCACCGGATTGTGGATTTTGTTGTTGAGCGTGGCTCAATGAGTTTTCACCATCCACTCCACTATACCCTCTCCTGGTTATTAGAATGTGGCAGGACCATGCACTCGGAAACTGTGAGAGACCTGCTTTTACGAGCAGCCGAAATTTCGAAGCATAAATTCTCTAAAGCACTGGCTCAGTCATTTGATAACGAAGATATTATGCTTGCGATGTTCGACTATCCATTGAGAGTTTGTGCATGGCTTGCCCAGTTGAAAGCTGGTATGTGGGTAAGAAACGGCTTGAGTCTTCGTCATCAAATGGGTCAATATCGATCACTCATGTCTCGTGATGTGTCATACTACCGGAATATTTTTATGATACAGGTTGCAATGGTTGTTTGTGATCCGAGCCGTGTTTTAGCTACAGTTTCCGATCGATACGGGATTACGGACTGGGTGAAAGGAGGTTATGTCGTCCGTCCGGGTTACGACGACCCACAACATATCGACGTTGCTGAAGAATTTATCCATCTGTTGATAATGCTGGTCTCTGAACGGACATCACTGATACCACTTGAGGATGAAGCCACTATCCAACGCGATATAATCAAAAGAGATATTGCCCATGCACTGTGCTTCAAGCCGCTCTCATACACGGACTTGGTGAATCGCGTGAGCGAAAAGGTGTCAGATTCAGACGACTTTCCTGACGCGCTTGAGGAGGTTGCGACTTTCCGAGCGCCGGATGGCTTGAATGACACGGGCATTTTCGAGTTGAAACAAGATTATGTCGACTTCATAGACCCGTATGCTGCACACTACAGCAAAAATCAGCGAGACGAGGCCGAAAATATTTTCAAGCAATGGATGGCGAAGAAAACTGGGAAAAAGCCAGCTGACGTTGTTTTTGAGCCGAAACTGAAGCCAATTTCTAACGGTCTTTTTGCAGATCTTAGCCATTTCACTCAGACACCTCTATTTGCGCAGATTATACATCAGTGTCTCGAGTATTGCTTGATGTTTAAGATTTGTACGCCGGGTGTTACAGCAACTAGAGTTGAAGCGCTGCTTCATATGGTTCTGCATCTACTGCTCCTAGCGGTTATGGAGGACACCGCTGGCGAAGATGACAGTTCCGCAGAGAATGCAACTAAATCATTCACTTCACACGCCCTATGCAGGATGAAGTCTACACAACTTGGCGAGCTGACTATTGTTGGCTTGCTCCAACATGTATCCACTGTGCCTGAATTTGAGTCCTGCGGATCAAAAATCTGTCACATTCTTAAACGACTCTGGCAAAAACGTCCTAAAACCTATGCTGTGGCAACGGAGGGTCTTAAGTTTCCCTACGACAAAATCGAATCCGAGTCACCTGCCCCTGGTGTGGAAAACGAACTGGacttgaaaaagaaacgcGCACTTGATAGGCAAGCAAAGATAATGGCCCAGTtccagcagcaacaacagaaCTTTCTGAGTAACCAGGGTGAAATTGATTGGGGGGAAGAAGATTTTAGTGCGGATGAAAAAGCATCAGTACGAAGTCCTACGGAGAAGAAATTGTGGAAATATCCTGCAGGAAACTGTATTTTCTGTCAGGAAGAAACCAACGACTCGAGGTTGTACGGCACATTTGCCTTGATGATAGACAGTATGATGTTCAGGCAGACGGATGAATGCGCGCAAAATTCAGTTGGAGAAGTTATGGATTGTCCATGCAGCCTGGACAGATCAGCCGATGCCATTCGACCTTTTGGCATAGCCGGTCAGAATCGCGAGCAGGTACGTCGTCTAGATTCGACTGGTGGAGAAGTCATTTCGGAGAAGCAGGGCCTCGGTGAAGGATTCCCTCGATCCCATGTAGCCAGGGCACCCATTATGACTGGTTGTGGACATATCATGCATTACACCTGCTTTGAGACCTATTGCAACACAACTTACAGGCGTCATAGCCATCAAGTTGCTCGCAACCATCCAGAGCGGCTGATGCTGAAAGAATTTGTGTGCCCCCTTTGTAAAGCACTTGGCAATGCTTTCCTGCCGATTATTTGGAAAGGTAAAGAAGAGTCATATCCAAGTGTTTTAGTCACGAGCGAAGCATTTGATGAATTTTTGGACGGGAAACTTATCCAGGCCGCCTCTCGGTTCCGGAACCACGCCCTGATCATGGAAAGTGACAAGCTTCACACATCTGGTTATCAAAACTTCTTTGTTGATTATGTGTCCAAGAATGTCATCTCCCCGCTGTCAAACAAAGTGGAACAACTGGTTACGCCTTCCCTCCCGTCATTGACATTTGGGCCACCCGCTCCAAGAATGCCAATGCCTGGGCTATTTCCTCCTGGAGAGGATGGGTCTATTTTGAACTCTCTACATCAAGTTCCCGGCATACAGGATTCTGCAGTTTCTGAACTGATGACTGTTTACAAAAGACTGCGAATGACTATGCAGTGTAATGCAATGCCGTCTCGCTTCGGTTATCAGCAAAATACCGTTACACCGGACGACTTGATCCGCACAGATACCTTGATTAAAACATTTGGAGCATCGATATCGGCTGTAGAGATATCTCAGCGTGGCGTGGGATGTGAACCTGGCGCGACTCTGCTTGATACCATTCCTCGGATGACGTTGACTCACCTACGCATTCTATCTGAGACGGCACTCTCCTACGCCGCTATAGGAGGCCTGCAAAACTCGATGGCAAATAAAACGGTCTACGAATTCCGTGATATGCATCGTCGGAAGTTGTGTCAGCTATTCCTTGGGCACCGTGGAATTTCTGGGCTTGCCAGTCTTGCCAATGAAAACAAAAACATTGAGCCATTATTCGCGATGGACACGTTTGTCTTCCTTGCGGAGTGTTCACTATGTCTAGTCCCAGTCCTTAATATTGATATCCATCACGTCGTTCGTATCTGCTATGTCGCCGAAATCATTAAAGTTGTGCTCAGTTTTATTCTTCGTCCTGAAGGGCTGGTAGCACAGTTGAACTGTTCCATGCTCCTAATGGTCGAtgaagcaaaagaagaagccTTGACGCAGGGACCAGATTTCATCAGGGGCTTTTTCGACTGGATTGTTGCGACATACCGAGCTTCAGCTTTACGGGAAACTCGAAATCCCGGCGCCCTTAACTTCGACGATCCTTCCCCATATATATTGAGGGTACTTGCGAAAGTTGCGGCCAAATACGCCCTTCCATTCCTGCGAAAGGTTGCCATTTTGCTCCACGTGCAATATGGTGTTGAGTTTCCCAACACTGGGGTCGATTGCGCCGATCTATCAGAAATTGATCGATTGACGAGTCTTCTACGGCTGCCCACTGTTGAAGAGAtatttgcttctttttcGGGAGATCCTCGCGAGAATCCCTTGGATTCATTGGCCTCCGGGTGGATAGCTCACTGGAATACGTCGAGACCAAAGGGGGAAGGCCGTCGTCCGGAGGGACCGCCGCTATCTCACCCAGCGATATATGAGCTAGTAGGATTACCAAAGTACTATGATACTTTGTTCGACGAGGCCAATCAGAGACGGTGCCCCACGACCGGAAAGGAATTAACCGATCCTTGCCTGTGCCTGTTCTGCAGCGAAATATTTTGCGGTCAGGCCACCTGCTGCATGGACGAGTCAAAGATCGGTGGATGTAATCGACACGTGGAAAA GTGCGGCAAGAATGTCGGTGTATTCATTAACATCCGCAAGTGCGCCGTGCTCTTCCTGCATAATAGGCACGGCTGCTTCCACGTTGCACCGTATCTTGACATTCACGGCGAGGTGGATCTGGGTTTTAGGCACCACAGACCGCTTATCTTGAACCAGAAGCGTTATGATCGGCTTATTCGTGATGTTTGGCTGACCAATGGAATCCCAGCTACTGTCAGTCGAAAGATGGAATCAGAAACCAACACGGGTGGATGGGAGACTCAGTAA
- a CDS encoding uncharacterized protein (EggNog:ENOG410PTB6~COG:C~TransMembrane:1 (i12-34o)) has product MAGISSAIYNTLIRRNAVFLSTIFVGAFAFEIAFDTVSNRVWDTINKGRQWKDIKHRYINKEEE; this is encoded by the exons ATGGCTGGA ATTTCCTCCGCAATCTACAA TACCCTTATCCGACGCAATGCCGTCTTCCTGAGCACGATATTCGTCGGCGCGTTTGCATTCGAGAT TGCCTTCGATACCGTCAGCAACAGAGTCTGGGACACTATCAACAAGGGT CGACAATGGAAGGACATTAAACACAGATATATCAACAAGGAGGAAGAATAA
- a CDS encoding uncharacterized protein (EggNog:ENOG410PNAY~COG:A~BUSCO:15120at33183) produces the protein MSTKPGVSSSGITTNTATGERHVPSSIRADGSVRREIRIRPGYRPPEDVELYKNKATESWKSRIKAGVPGAEGLKDGDSKPSTAASAKNAKRREAKKKAKSTNEAMSNGAEDNKANGGIMAQGNWRNGPPGGQEAEASVDPEVEREKKARNLKKKLKQARELRDKKDNGENLLPEQFEKVIRIKELIRQLDALGFDSEGEKKVKGPTTTKEQGDAV, from the coding sequence ATGTCAACCAAACCCGGTGTCTCCTCTTCTGGAATCACCACCAACACTGCAACGGGTGAGCGCCATGTCCCCTCTTCCATTCGAGCTGATGGATCTGTTCGTCGCGAGATCCGCATCCGACCCGGATATCGACCACCGGAGGACGTCGAACTCTACAAAAACAAAGCAACTGAATCATGGAAGAGTCGCATTAAAGCCGGTGTTCCAGGCGCGGAAGGGCTGAAAGACGGCGATTCTAAGCCATCCACGGCAGCAAGCGCCAAAAACGCAAAGAGACGTGAAGCCAAGAAGAAAGCAAAGTCCACCAATGAGGCAATGAGCAACGGAGCTGAGGATAACAAAGCCAACGGCGGAATTATGGCACAAGGAAACTGGCGTAACGGACCTCCCGGAGGCCAGGAGGCCGAGGCTTCTGTAGATCCAGAAGTggagagggaaaagaaagcgCGGAATTTGAAAAAGAAACTCAAGCAGGCTCGGGAACTTCGCGACAAAAAGGATAACGGGGAGAATTTACTTCCTGAACAATTCGAGAAAGTTATCCGGATCAAAGAGTTGATTCGTCAGTTGGACGCCTTGGGTTTTGATTCGGAGGGGGAGAAGAAGGTAAAGGGACCTACCACTACGAAGGAGCAGGGAGATGCAGTGTGA
- the HEM14 gene encoding oxygen-dependent protoporphyrinogen oxidase (EggNog:ENOG410PH5T~COG:H~BUSCO:4938at33183) translates to MRSRCSSAHAVEELWTLAQAHRFSTRPRVVFSKHLRNRTRLNFSSTASNDTRNVAVIGGGITGLATAYHLAKDQSTKVTIWERSDRLGGWLDSERINVNIGGDVLFDYGPRTLRATASAFSTLELINEFGLEKQILRTGIHDAASRNRYIYYPDHLVRLPGPQPGAGLLVNLISNAIGVFTEPALKSLPWALATEPLRPSRPKDLDDESVGDFVARRLGKDVADNIVSAVFHGIYAGDIYKLSVKTILPRIWEYEISRRGIFGSLLNTKRTLHLPYDLYHEGKIIREEKGKEFLSKIGSYISGASVFALKGGMGQLVEALDTSLSNSPNVEIITGSSVDHIERRDTQWRIGAKDYNCVVSTTSSAELRRQIAPILTNTGALVALESHNYAVNVMVVNFFFRSPNLVPVHGFGYLIPRSIPLEQNPERALGVVFMSDSNVGQDTARGTKLTVMIGGHWWDGWRDGDFPDERSGIQMAKAVLKRHLHINEEPIVAKAKLLKNAIPQYTVGHTARMKDLHFSLSHVAPGIRLAGAWYTGVGVNDCTRAARLTAHSILSGKREETGLEKYLDENVAGYELPLGSSG, encoded by the exons ATGCGTTCGCGATGTTCGTCCGCCCATGCAGTTGAAGAGCTATGGACGCTTGCTCAAGCACACAGGTTTTCCACCAGGCCACGCGTTGTATTTTCGAAGCACTTAAGGAACCGAACTCGACTTAATTTCTCATCCACAGCTAGCAATGACACAAGAAATGTCGCAGTAATCGGTGGCGGCATTACCGGCCTTGCAACTGCTTATCATCTTGCAAAAGACCAATCGACTAAAGTCACGATCTGGGAGCGCTCAGATCGTCTAGGCGGATGGCTGGATTCTGAGAGGATCAACGTCAATATTGGTGGAGATGTGCTTTTCGACTATGGACCTCGCACCCTCCGTGCGACGGCGAGTGCGTTTTCCACTCTCGAACTG ATAAACGAGTTCGGTCTCGAAAAGCAGATCCTTCGTACGGGCATTCATGACGCTGCTTCGCGCAACCGCTACATTTATTACCCAGACCACCTTGTCCGCCTACCAGGACCGCAACCCGGGGCCGGCCTGCTCGTAAACCTCATCTCCAATGCTATAGGCGTATTTACGGAACCGGCGTTGAAGAGCTTACCATGGGCGCTGGCGACCGAGCCCTTGAGACCCTCTCGTCCCAAAGATCTTGATGACGAATCCGTGGGAGATTTCGTAGCTAGGAGATTGGGGAAAGACGTTGCTGATAATATAGTTTCCGCTGTCTTTCATGGTATCTATGCTGGTGATATATATAAGCTCAGTGTCAAGACAATATTACCCCGTATTTGGGAGTATGAAATATCGAGGCGTGGCATCTTTGGGTCGTTGCTCAACACTAAGAGGACGCTACATCTCCCGTACGATCTTTACCACGAGGGAAAAATAATCAgggaagagaaaggaaaagaattTCTTAGTAAAATCGGCTCCTACATCTCTGGTGCTAGTGTCTTTGCCTTGAAAGGGGGGATGGGACAGCTGGTCGAAGCCTTGGATACGTCGCTTTCCAACTCTCCAAACGTTGAGATAATTACGGGTTCAAGTGTCGATCACATAGAGCGGCGTGATACTCAATGGCGG ATTGGAGCGAAGGACTACAATTGTGTCGTCTCGACTACTTCGTCTGCTGAGCTCCGCCGACAAATAGCTCCCATTCTGACAAATACTGGAGCCCTCGTGGCGCTTGAAAGTCATAATTACGCCGTTAACGTAATGGTTGtcaatttcttcttcaggtCTCCAAACCTGGTGCCCGTCCACGGTTTCGGTTACCTGATTCCTCGTTCTATACCCCTGGAACAAAACCCTGAACGTGCCTTGGGTGTTGTGTTTATGTCCGATTCCAACGTCGGTCAAGACACAGCACGGGGTACTAAGCTCACCGTTATGATAGGAGGCCACTGGTGGGACGGGTGGAGAGACGGGGATTTTCCCGATGAGCGGTCGGGAATTCAAATGGCCAAAGCAGTGCTGAAGCGTCATCTACATATTAATGAGGAGCCGATTGTTGCCAAGGCGAAACTGCTGAAAAATGCAATTCCGCAGTATACGGTTGGACATACTGCTCGGATGAAGGACCTGCATTTTTCACTTTCACACGTGGCCCCGGGGATAAGGCTGGCTGGAGCATGGTACACTGGGGTTGGAGTTAACGATTGCACACGAGCTGCAAGGTTGACAGCCCACTCAATCCTTTCAGGTAAACGTGAAGAGACGGGGTTAGaaaaatatcttgatgaAAATGTAGCAGGTTACGAATTGCCTCTTGGGAGCTCGGGCTAA
- a CDS encoding uncharacterized protein (EggNog:ENOG410QE5W~COG:A~BUSCO:6555at33183), translated as MAISVELNTPLAQALNEVIQPKLVEVGWSTGGGDDSALAEYVILMLVNGKTQEQIASELANDLLGLGPDDTEAVDFSRWLFEQVELLNKRLNGELAEPEPENAAQAIPSFTEGSDDAAAPASAPLKFDAEMTDSPLQPREGGLPSGPRNMRNPKQNGRGRLLGQITRAMDRSSESVLHRVRNQSGAERINMHREPPRGPRAFQARGGRSGGGRQAGGMGMNMGMGAMGMGNNPMQNMPPGSNMMTPQQQMQMMALFEEQARMMAQFMPGFVPPAINPAFQTAQGIQNQGRSLFERAEHHKDRNPHFQRHHQNGRQHNQGTNMDVDGGPKESTDTQMEEAPQSESQDRGTEGVCRYNLRCTNKDCPYAHQSPAAPEGTTIDVSDVCPFGAACKNRKCVARHPSPAQKAMHQSEELCKYFPHCQNPHCQFKHPSMPLCRNGADCSVPGCKFTHQQIPCRYKPCLNPTCPFKHSEGQKGVFSDKVWTAERKDAPHVSERKFVADEAGEEELIKPPPSSSEAEIVT; from the exons ATGGCAATCTCAGTCGAGTTGAATACGCCTCTAGCTCAGGCTCTCAATGAAGTTATACAACCCAAGTTGGTGGAGGTTGGGTGGAGTACGGGTGGTGGAGATGATTCGGCGCTGGCCGAGTATGTCATTTTGATGCTGGTAAACGGCAAAACACAGGAACAGATCGCGTCGGAATTGGCAAACGACCTCCTCGGCCTTGGGCCCGATGACACGGAAGCTGTTGACTTTTCGAGATGGCTGTTCGAACAAGTCGAGCTGTTAAACAAGCGGTTAAACGGTGAACTGGCCGAGCCAGAGCCAGAGAATGCAGCGCAGGCTATTCCATCATTTACCGAAGGGAGCGATGATGCTGCCGCACCTGCCAGTGCGCCTCTTAAGTTTGATGCCGAGATGACTGATTCTCCTTTACAACCTCGAGAGGGCGGACT ACCAAGCGGTCCCAGAAATATGCGAAATCCTAAACAGAACGGAAGAGGACGGCTTTTAGGCCAAATAACGAGGGCCATGGACCGATCAAGCGAGTCCGTCCTACATCGGGTCCGAAATCAAAGCGGCGCCGAAAGAATAAATATGCATCGGGAACCGCCAAGGGGTCCTAGAGCCTTTCAAGCAAGGGGTGGTCGCTCCGGAGGGGGCAGGCAGGCCGGCGGAATGGGGATGAACATGGGAATGGGTGCTATGGGAATGGGAAATAACCCAATGCAGAATATGCCTCCCGGGTCCAATATGATGACGCCCCAACAACAAATGCAAATGATGGCCTTATTTGAAGAGCAGGCTCGAATGATGGCACAGTTTATGCCCGGGTTCGTTCCGCCAGCCATAAACCCCGCTTTTCAAACCGCGCAAGGAATTCAGAATCAGGGGCGATCATTATTTGAGCGCGCGGAACATCACAAGGATAGAAATCCTCACTTCCAAAGACATCATCAGAATGGCCGGCAGCATAACCAGGGCACCAACATGGATGTAGACGGTGGCCCAAAAGAAAGTACGGACACTCAAATGGAAGAAGCACCGCAAAGCGAGTCGCAGGATCGAGGAACGGAAGGTGTTTGCCGCTACAACCTGAGGTGTACGAATAAAGATTGCCCTTATGCCCACCAGTCGCCGGCGGCGCCGGAAGGTACTACAATTGATGTCTCTGATGTCTGCCCGTTTGGAGCTGCATGCAAGAACCGAAAGTGTGTTGCTCGGCATCCTTCTCCAGCACAGAAAGCAATGCACCAGTCGGAAGAGCTCTGCAAGTACTTCCCGCACTGTCAGAATCCTCACTGCCAATTCAAGCATCCGTCTATGCCTCTGTGTCGGAATGGAGCCGACTGCTCTGTTCCCGGCTGCAAATTCACCCATCAGCAAATACCGTGTCGGTATAAGCCATGCCTAAATCCCACATGTCCTTTCAAACACTCTGAAGGGCAGAAAGGAGTCTTCTCGGACAAAGTTTGGACCGCTGAAAGGAAAGATGCCCCTCATGTTAGTGAGCGCAAATTCGTAGCAGATGAAGCCGGGGAAGAGGAGTTGATCAAACCACCACCCTCGTCCAGCGAGGCTGAGATTGTTACCTAA